From one Coffea eugenioides isolate CCC68of unplaced genomic scaffold, Ceug_1.0 ScVebR1_504;HRSCAF=1193, whole genome shotgun sequence genomic stretch:
- the LOC113758424 gene encoding protein NRT1/ PTR FAMILY 2.7-like, with the protein FLNPAALLTQSATEEDGSIKKSWKLCTVQQSSLTVIPALTMDRHFGPNFKIPPASIMVFTLLSAISLPLIDRLSDPIWQKISIPPLTLLQKIGIGHVLTILSMAISALVESTRLRLSKAHNLHSTVPMVPMSVFWLIPQLILVGIVEALSFPAQASLFYQEFPASLKSTSTAMAAMLVGMAFYLSAALIDLFRRVTNWLPDNINQGRLDNVYWMLVAIGGVNFVYYLVCTWFYKSNQPEEE; encoded by the exons GTTCCTGAATCCTGCAGCACTCCTAACCCAGTCAGCTACTGAAGAAGATGGATCAATCAAGAAATCATGGAAGTTATGTACGGTTCAACAA TCAAGCTTAACAGTAATTCCGGCCCTCACCATGGACCGTCACTTTGGACCAAACTTCAAAATCCCACCGGCATCAATAATGGTTTTCACACTGCTTTCAGCAATATCACTCCCATTGATAGACCGGTTGTCCGACCCCATATGGCAAAAAATCAGCATCCCACCACTCACACTACTTCAAAAGATAGGAATTGGCCATGTACTGACCATTCTAAGCATGGCCATCTCAGCTTTGGTAGAATCAACGCGTCTTCGACTAAGTAAAGCTCATAACTTGCACTCCACTGTTCCTATGGTGCCCATGTCGGTTTTCTGGTTAATTCCACAGCTTATTCTTGTGGGCATTGTTGAAGCGTTATCTTTTCCAGCTCAAGCTTCATTATTTTACCAAGAATTTCCTGCATCTTTGAAGAGCACCTCAACCGCCATGGCTGCAATGCTTGTTGGCATGGCATTTTACTTGAGCGCTGCCCTTATTGATCTCTTCCGGAGAGTAACAAATTGGTTACCTGATAATATTAATCAGGGAAGGCTAGACAATGTATACTGGATGCTGGTTGCGATTGGTGGAGTGAATTTCGTTTATTATCTTGTTTGTACTTGGTTCTACAAGTCCAATCAGCCAGAAGAGGAATAG